The Populus trichocarpa isolate Nisqually-1 chromosome 2, P.trichocarpa_v4.1, whole genome shotgun sequence genome has a window encoding:
- the LOC7466469 gene encoding esterase isoform X3: protein MGFASINVSVITLGYFLMLFVTLTSILNPIFASRICEFPAIFNLGDSNSDTGTHSAAFTALNSPNGDTYFHMPAGRFSDGRLIIDFIAKSFNLPYLSAYLNSLGASYTNGANFASAGATIRLPSPIIPASGGYSPFYLDVQYQQFMQFKDRSQIIRKQGGKFAKLMPKEDYFRKALYTFDIGHNDLGAGFFSNMSIEEVKATVPDIVNRFSIYVKNIYEVGGRSFWIHSTGPIGCLAYILTGFPSAEKDSAGCAKQHNEVARYFNYKLKEAVFQLRKDFPSAAFTYVDVYSVKYSLFSEPKKYGFELPLIACCGYGGKYNYSDAPRCGETITVNNTKMVVGSCDNPSVRVDWDGVHYTEAANKFVFDRISTGAFSDPPIPLNMACHRNV, encoded by the exons ATGGGGTTTGCTAGTATTAACGTGTCTGTCATCACTTTGGGttattttcttatgttgtttGTAACTCTCACCAGCATCTTGAATCCCATCTTTGCTTCGAGAATCTGCGAGTTTCCAGCAATATTTAACTTGGGCGATTCAAACTCTGATACTGGTACACACTCAGCTGCCTTCACTGCCCTTAACTCTCCCAATGGAGACACTTACTTTCACATGCCCGCGGGAAGGTTCTCAGATGGAAGGCTGATCATAGATTTCATTG CGAAGAGTTTCAATCTACCATATCTCAGTGCTTATCTTAATTCTCTGGGCGCCAGCTACACAAATGGGGCGAATTTTGCCTCAGCAGGAGCCACCATCAGATTACCGTCTCCAATTATACCTGCTAGTGGTGGATATAGTCCATTCTACCTTGATGTGCAATATCAgcaatttatgcaatttaaagaCAGATCACAGATCATTAGGAAACAAG GAGGAAAGTTTGCCAAGTTGATGCCTAAGGAGGACTATTTCCGAAAAGCACTATACACATTTGACATTGGTCATAATGATCTTGGAGCTGGATTTTTCAGCAACATGTCCATTGAGGAAGTGAAAGCAACTGTCCCTGATATTGTCAACAGGTTTTCGATATATGTTAAG AATATATACGAAGTGGGAGGCAGATCATTTTGGATTCATAGCACAGGGCCAATTGGTTGTCTTGCTTACATCTTGACCGGCTTCCCTTCAGCAGAGAAGGACAGTGCTGGCTGTGCAAAGCAGCACAATGAAGTGGCTCGgtattttaattacaaattgAAGGAGGCTGTTTTTCAATTAAGGAAAGATTTTCCTTCAGCTGCATTCACATACGTGGACGTGTATTCTGTGAAATATTCTTTATTCAGTGAACCCAAGAAATATG GATTTGAGCTTCCACTTATAGCCTGCTGTGGCTATGGAGGCAAGTACAACTACAGTGATGCTCCAAGATGTGGAGAAACAATTACAGTAAATAATACCAAAATGGTTGTCGGTTCATGTGACAACCCCTCTGTTCGAGTAGATTGGGACGGAGTCCACTATACCGAGGCTGCTAACAAGTTTGTTTTCGATCGAATTTCGACAGGAGCCTTTTCTGATCCGCCAATCCCCTTAAACATGGCATGCCACAGGAATGTATAA
- the LOC7466468 gene encoding uncharacterized protein At4g08330, chloroplastic: MEKSKVGKGAYLNGNPHHSFSSSSASQRHVSYSCGICGYELNLSSSNRNTSSIGSKYGKSIKRGIISFFFIDESRFTQVDEFQCIPFFSRNSWGLFHRRTALLCRKCGNNIGIAYDDKASAYPLVADGSDSSSVSEVSKHRKYDVKIRALQPSSVDQFSTPIHT, encoded by the exons ATGGAAAAATCTAAGGTTGGCAAGGGAGCTTACCTCAACGGGAATCCCCAtcattccttctcttcttcctctgcttCTCAAAGACATGTCAGCTACAG CTGCGGTATTTGCGGGTATGAATTGAACTTGAGCTCCTCCAATCGGAACACCTCATCTATTGGCTCTAAATATGGGAAATCCATAAAGAGAGGGATCATCTCATTCTTCTTCATCGATGAGAGCAGATTTACCCAGGTTGATGAATTCCAATGCATTCCCTTCTTTTCAAGAAACTCCTGGGGTTTGTTCCACCGGAGAACAGCACTTCTTTGCCGCAAGTGTGGTAATAATATTGGAATTGCTTATGATGATAAAGCCTCAGCTTATCCACTTGTAGCAGACGGATCTGACTCTTCCTCAGTCAGTGAAGTTTCCAAACATcgaaaatatgatgttaaaaTCCGTGCCTTGCAGCCTTCTTCTGTTGACCAGTTTAGCACTCCAATTCACACCTGA